The following are encoded together in the Desertifilum tharense IPPAS B-1220 genome:
- the speA gene encoding biosynthetic arginine decarboxylase: MRAEGEIAGAIDKARGASGNGETALARAKATHWTIEDSEELYRINGWGDPYFSINAAGHVTVSPRGDRGGSLSLYELVDALKQRNLNLPLLLRFPDILEDRIERLNACFAKAIARYNYPGYYRGVYPVKCNQHRHLLEDLVRFGQPHQFGLEAGSKPELLIALASLNTPNALLICNGYKDREYIETAILARRLGKIPIIVIEQLEEVQLVIEASRKLGVEPIVGVRAKLSTKGVGRWGGSTGDRAKFGLTVPEILQAVDELREAELLSSLQLLHFHIGSQISAIGAIKDAIREASQIYVELAKLGANMNYLDVGGGLGVDYDGSKTNFYASKNYNMQNYANDIVAEVKEACTERNLPVPTLVSESGRAIASHQAVLVFDVLSCSDVPTGAEEPASEGEHLIIRNLWETCQSISVENYQEAFHDATQFKDEAISLFNFGYVSLTQRAKAERLYWACCEKILAIARQQEYVPDDLEDLEKIMASIYYVNLSVFQSAPDSWAIDQLFPIMPIHRLNEEPTCRATLADLTCDSDGKIDQFIDLRGEIKSVLELHPFKQGEPYYLAIFLSGAYQEIMGSLHNLFGDTNAVHIKMTPTGYQIEHVVKGDTMTEVLSYVQYDAEDLIESVRKQSEQALQEKRITLQESRRLMQNYEQSLRRYTYLSST, translated from the coding sequence ATGCGGGCTGAGGGAGAAATCGCAGGAGCGATCGATAAAGCGCGAGGTGCGTCTGGGAACGGAGAAACCGCCTTAGCAAGAGCAAAAGCAACCCATTGGACGATTGAGGATAGCGAAGAACTTTATCGGATCAATGGTTGGGGCGATCCTTATTTTTCGATTAATGCCGCCGGACATGTGACGGTTTCGCCAAGGGGCGATCGCGGTGGCTCTCTGAGTTTATACGAGTTGGTAGACGCGCTCAAACAGCGAAATCTCAACTTACCCCTGCTGCTGCGCTTTCCAGATATCTTGGAAGACCGGATCGAACGCTTAAATGCTTGTTTTGCGAAAGCGATCGCCCGTTACAACTATCCGGGCTATTATCGCGGCGTGTATCCGGTAAAATGCAATCAACATCGCCATCTGTTAGAAGATTTGGTGCGTTTCGGTCAACCGCATCAGTTTGGCTTAGAAGCCGGATCGAAACCGGAATTATTGATTGCGTTAGCCAGCCTCAACACTCCCAACGCGCTGTTAATCTGCAATGGCTATAAAGACCGAGAATATATCGAAACGGCAATTTTAGCCCGTCGCTTGGGTAAAATTCCGATTATTGTGATCGAACAGCTAGAAGAAGTGCAACTGGTGATTGAAGCCAGTCGCAAGCTGGGGGTAGAACCCATTGTTGGCGTTCGGGCTAAGTTAAGTACCAAAGGGGTAGGACGCTGGGGCGGATCGACGGGCGATCGCGCTAAATTTGGGTTAACGGTTCCTGAAATTCTCCAAGCCGTTGATGAATTGCGCGAAGCTGAGTTGCTGTCTTCTCTGCAACTGTTGCATTTCCACATTGGATCGCAAATTTCCGCCATTGGTGCCATCAAAGATGCGATCCGCGAGGCCAGTCAAATTTATGTCGAACTGGCGAAACTGGGCGCAAACATGAATTACCTCGATGTCGGCGGCGGTTTAGGGGTAGACTACGATGGCTCAAAAACCAACTTCTACGCCTCGAAAAACTACAATATGCAAAACTATGCCAATGATATTGTGGCCGAGGTTAAAGAGGCTTGTACCGAGCGCAATTTACCCGTTCCGACTCTAGTGAGTGAAAGCGGGAGAGCGATCGCCTCTCACCAAGCTGTGTTAGTCTTTGATGTCCTCAGTTGTAGCGATGTCCCCACCGGAGCGGAAGAACCCGCCAGCGAAGGCGAACATCTGATTATCCGCAACTTGTGGGAAACCTGCCAATCGATTAGCGTGGAAAACTATCAAGAAGCCTTCCACGACGCCACGCAGTTCAAGGATGAAGCCATTAGTTTATTTAACTTTGGCTATGTTAGCTTAACCCAACGCGCCAAAGCCGAACGGTTATATTGGGCTTGTTGCGAAAAGATTTTAGCGATCGCGCGTCAACAAGAATACGTCCCCGATGACTTAGAAGACCTAGAAAAGATTATGGCGTCTATCTACTACGTCAATCTTTCTGTGTTTCAATCTGCACCGGATAGTTGGGCGATCGATCAACTCTTTCCCATTATGCCCATTCATCGTCTCAATGAGGAACCCACCTGTCGCGCCACCCTCGCCGATCTCACCTGCGATAGCGATGGTAAGATTGACCAATTTATTGACTTGCGCGGCGAAATTAAATCGGTTCTAGAACTGCACCCCTTTAAACAGGGAGAACCCTACTATCTTGCTATATTCCTCAGTGGGGCCTACCAGGAAATTATGGGCAGCTTGCATAACCTATTTGGCGATACCAATGCAGTCCATATCAAAATGACGCCGACAGGCTACCAAATTGAACACGTAGTTAAAGGCGATACGATGACGGAGGTATTATCCTACGTTCAGTATGATGCCGAAGATTTAATTGAAAGCGTCCGCAAGCAGTCGGAACAAGCTTTACAAGAAAAGCGGATCACCCTGCAAGAGTCGCGCCGCCTCATGCAAAACTACGAACAAAGTCTCAGACGCTATACCTATTTATCGTCTACTTAG
- the ndk gene encoding nucleoside-diphosphate kinase produces the protein MERTFIAIKPDGVQRNLVGDIISRFEKKGFTLVGLKLLNVSRELAEQHYDVHKEKPFFKGLVEFITSGPVVAMVWEGDGVVASARKIIGVTNPLTAEPGTIRGDFGISIGRNIIHGSDAVETAQREISLWFKEEELASWKSSLTPWIYE, from the coding sequence ATGGAACGCACATTTATCGCGATCAAACCGGATGGAGTTCAGCGCAATTTAGTCGGTGACATCATCAGCCGCTTTGAGAAAAAAGGCTTTACCCTCGTTGGGTTAAAGTTGCTGAACGTCAGCCGCGAGTTAGCAGAACAGCACTATGACGTGCATAAAGAAAAACCCTTCTTTAAAGGTTTGGTTGAGTTTATTACCTCTGGCCCCGTCGTCGCAATGGTGTGGGAAGGAGACGGCGTAGTCGCTTCTGCCCGTAAAATCATCGGTGTCACCAACCCTCTGACGGCCGAACCGGGAACCATTCGCGGCGATTTTGGCATTAGTATCGGTCGCAATATTATTCACGGTTCAGATGCAGTCGAAACAGCCCAACGGGAAATTAGCCTGTGGTTCAAAGAGGAAGAACTGGCGAGTTGGAAGTCCAGTTTAACCCCTTGGATTTATGAGTAA